TTTGAGCAGAATAGCGATTCGAAGGACAAATCTTGAACAAGCAATCTGAAATTCACATGAATCGAGATAAAAAAGGCTGATTCAGTTCCTATCTTTTGACAAGTATTCGCAAATAAATATCCTCAAGGCGTCTTAATAACAGAAAATGAAATTCTTTATACCTCGAAATTTCTTCGGTGGGTTGTTGAGGTCACCGGCCGATGGCTGAACAACGCACCGATCATCTATGAGGCTGAAAATGAACATTCTCGGTTACGAGAGGAAAGAGTTGCAGAAAAACTCATTGCAAGCAACTTGGACACATATTGAGTTTTGCGTTTTTCTTTACCCGAGCGTACTGATGAAGCCATTCACAGTCCCTTCTGCGAAAAGCGAAACGATATCTCCGATATGAAGAAAGCTTGTTTGTTGAGCCATTCTGAATTTACGCGCGTAAAAATGTCACAAAACATCTGGAATTCCACGGAAATGCGGATGCTGAAGACTCTATCATTTCGTGACATCCACGGCTGTTTCCATGCGCTGGTCTACAAAGGAATCCAacgcaaaaataaacaaacttgagCAACTGAATATGTAGTGAGGCTTGTAGATGTTGTACATCAAATCGCCAGGAAGCTGTGCCCGCTGTTTACAAAATGGACTGGGTTTGGGTTGACAATATCATACCAGGTAGGGGTGAGTTAGGAATGCGGACACTGCCGTCGTGCGAAAGTAGAAGTTGTCTGTGGTAATAACAATGAcattcgtttttctaaaaagaGTGAAAAATGTCACGGGAAGGAATCTCTACTCTCTATGGAGATCACGATGGCTCAGTCATTTTTCTATCAACAAGGATCTTCAACTGAAGCTAAAATCTGACGCCCAAACAATCTTCAAGGCGGCCCTCACTGCGGTCTCCACTCAGGAAATGGTTAAAAATAACCTCACGTTTCACCAGAACATCCTCTCCCTCAAGGGAAGGGAATATGCAGTCAATAGGAACGTGTCAGTTGTTGCCTTTGGCAAGGCTGTATTGGGAATGGCAAAAGCAACAGAAGATATCCTAAGAGATAACATAACCAGAGGGATGGCAAGTGTTCCGGTTGGTCTCCCGGATGCTATAAAGGTAGGAAATGGTGAGAACAGACAACATTGCATTCTCAGTGAACCCCAGGGACACCAAAGTTGCATTTAGTTGGTGTGCTGTACCCTTTGTATGGTCACAATGCTTGCCAAATCTACTGGGCGGTAGAAGTCGGATGGAGTAATCCCCTGACCCTCTCCTATAAAAAATGGTCTTACTACAATGATAAGGAGGTCTAATGTATCACTTGGTAAAAATGAAGGCAGGTGAGGGTTAAAAGTCTTCTCATCGCAAACAGCCTCTAAGAAACCTCTCCTCTATCTTCAGGCCCAGGTTTGGGaagaattttgcaacatttgggAACCAAGTAGTTTTGTTATAATTTTTCGTCTAAAAATGTATAATTTATTCATAAAAGGTGGTAAAAATGAATCTTTACTAAAGTCACACAGAGCTGCTAATTAACTCCAATTGAGAATAGGAGTGTTCAACCTTTTGTGGTAGAGATACCTGCTGGGATAGATTTGAATTAAGTTCTGTTTTGTGTCCTTGACCTTGTGTTCCCTGAGAAATAAGGGCGAAATGCCAGGTtcataataaattatatttaccCTTGCTAGTTACGAGAAAAAGACTAAATAaaaattatcaatattattattgctataataTTGTCCTTATTCATCAGTAGGCAAATGTGACTCTACCACcaactgtttcatttaaaatgacTTTGATTTAAGGCTTCTGGGAACAAAGAACTAATTGAAAAGTCAATTTTGAGTGATGACAGCCCCATCACCGTGCTAGAAGGAGCCATGAACAATCTTCCAGATGATAAAGCACACTATGCTGCCAGCAGAATCAAGCAAATAGCAGAAGATGTGGGAGAAAATGACATCCTTGTTGTCCTCGTATCTGGGGGAGGATCAGCACTTCTTCCTTTTCCAGTAGCAGGAATTACTCTTGATGACAAGTTAAGAACAATCAAAGCTTTGGCTTCCAGTGGTGCTACTATCCATGAGCTTAACATTGTAAGGAAGAACTTGTCTGGTCTTAAAGGAGGAAAGTTGGCTAAGGCTGCTTTTCCTGCAAAGGTTAGTGCCTCAGTTATCAGTGTGGTGCCCTTTGTTAACTTTGCCGTCACATTTCTGGGTGGCGATGTGCCACTGTGAccctggaacccttagcctataccagagctaattcAACTATCTGTTTTCCAGAAACTAATCATGAGGTCACTAGCATAGCCAAATGTTAAAACCACGGAAATCCATCTGAATCCTGATTTTTGACTCCTAATAAATTTATCCAGTAGGGTTTTATGATGGTCATCTATCAACACTGTTGAGGCTGAGTTGCCTATATTTTAACTCTgctgatttgatttttttatatttttttagtgaCAATTCCTGCTTTCCTTAGTTTAGGTAAAATCTtaaaccaactggtcagtttcgtgaaaaatgatacccgATTCTAAATCCAAACTCTCTGATTTATATACTGGTACACTATCCTAGAGTGAACTCCTCCACAGCAGCacatgatttatgatttataacattttactgggcaggattttacagctgcccagagggaaagggcataAGAGGACTTCAAagtcctattcaaaggtgccccacctcacccacccccccattcgccgcatacgaaagacagccacagcactgggatcaccctactcttttcgaatagtgcgtgggttcttttacatcccacagaattatcaacattcaaggaattgtgagacgggacctccgacttatcgtccttatccgagacgACTAataagtctaaccatttgcagatgaaattacaaaggcagcactttctcctcagttatttaaagaccctgagtgttggtccggtcggagtctcgaactcccgcgtcacagcccggtgcacaaccaagtgagctaccggtgtGCGATACCAGGGCAAATGTGTCAGTGCCAGTGGGCGTCAAAAACTCTACATAGCCCTTGTCCcataccaataataattattacaaaagaaaaagatcatAACTCATTTAGAGTCTGAAATTTCAATCAGCTTTGCTCTTCCTACGGAATTCCAAGATGCCCATCAACTGAATCATAACAACAGCATAGACCCTGCACTTTCATACATGGCAGTGTTCTTCTTATTCCTTtgtgcttttgttgtttagacCAACTGGCCAGGCTTTGGttcaaatattctttttaatttacCTAAAGAGGCCCATTAGTCCATTAttgagtttgtttattttttttaggttGTGTCACTCATCCTTTCAGACGTGATAGGTGATCCTCTGGACATAATCGCAAGCGGACCAACATTTCCGGACCCTTCGACACCAAGAGACTGTCTGGAGGTCATCCACAAGTTAGATGCAAAGAGAAAGATTCCTGATGGAGTCATGCAGTATTTACAGCAATCAGATCAAAAGGGAGACCATGCCAAGCTTGATGAGTTTCCCCATGTTCAAAATGTGATTGTTGGAAGCAATAGGTTTGCTGTTGAGGCTGCATTCAGAAGAGCCAAAGAACTTGGGTACACACCAGTTGTACTATCGACAACATTAAGTGGGGAAGCAAGAGATGTTGGCAGTATGTTCTCTGATCTTGCTCAGCTTGCTTGGAATGGACGTGTACCCCATCTTTCACCTGTCACCAAAGCTCTATTGTCTGACAACATCATTAACCAGGTGATAACTGCTCGTAACAGTAAAAAACCTGTGTGCATCATTGCAGGTGGTGAAACTACTGTGACACTGCAAGGAAAAGGATCAGGAGGTCGGAATCAAGAATTGGCTCTTGCATTAGCTATAGATGTTAGTAAGAATGCAGAGAATTTCACCAGTAAATCTGATGATAGACTCAAAGGTGGTTTGGTCCTTCTAAGTGCTGGTACTGATGGACAAGATGGCCCAACACCAGCAGCAGGAGCTATTGCAGATCAGTGCCAAGTTGCAGAAGCTTTAAATGATGGACTTGATCCCCAAGGATTTCTGAAACATAATGATTCTTACTCATTTTATTCAACGTTTAAGAATGGAAGAGATCACCTCGTCACAGGCCTGACAGGAACCAATGTGATGGACATTCAGATATTACTTGTCTTTCCTCCTTTAATTGATTTATAGAAAATTCTTGGTCACCCATGGTTATGAACTTTACAAAGAAGGACACAGGTTACCCTGTCTTCATAAAGTTGAGTTGTTATGCTTCTTACATTCCTAGCCATTTCAAGCATGGCAGTCCCACAGCAACCAAATTTATGAATTCTCTCCAACTTTTCCATGAGCCTGACCCTTAGAACAACTGGGTGCCTAAGCTATTGATTCTACATTCACCACTTTAGTTTTTATCCTTCATAATGTCCTGGCACCAGATTGAATTATAAGAGCTATTCATTGGATAAATAAATCACAATCCATTGGACAAGCACCTGCTATCAAAAGTTAAAGCAAAAAATGATGGTAAATATAACATCCTTCTAAATTTTAGTAGATGGTATCTGAAGACTAATTCAATAAATtgtaaagaaaattaataattactgATGTGTAAAGTTATTGAAAAATATTGCTTCAGTAATGGGCGATTCAGTAACTTTGTGGTCAATAAAAGTGGGCTTTTACATGTGAATTATGGCATAATTATATGATCTAAAAAATTGCCTGCACTTGCAGTGATGTCTGACTAGGGACTATATGAAAGTAGAatgaaaggtttttttctaCTCAAGTTAACATTTCACAATTCATCGTCAAAAGCGGGCAAAGATCCGGATGATTCGGAACATGCTTCCATACCGTGAGAGTCCTATTGAAAGGAagaatttttttgcaatgacACAATGTATTTATATtgcatttatttacttaatattcataagtcccgtgttttaggatttggggtcattatTTTCCGTgcttccgtgttttaggatttgggatcattttccgtggttccggcttttagggtcgcccaAACAATAGACTGAAACAGGCCATGACTTGAACTTGGGTGTCCTGTGACAATCTAAATTTGGAATGTGATGTACGCCTCCAAATACCTAGTACCTCGGCAACTGATGAAAGGACGCTAGTTTGCCGAAGGCAAAGAAATTGTACGCTCGAAAGGCGCTCCCTGTCAAACAGCTATCGTGGAGCATTTGAAGGaaatttttgaaagcaaaaaactCACCAAGGCTGATGCAGAAATGCTTGTGTGCGGTTTGAAGTTGACATTGGAAAACCAAAAGTGAGTGGTAGCGTTTTCGCAAATCACGCTTTCGTTAGGAAATCGTTGTTTCTAGACAGATTTGTACAGATTTTCAGCTCGTAGCAACTCTGAATTAGTGATCTCATTTTATGTAGAAAATGTAAAGACTTTTAAGCTCTCTCTTTTGAAAAGCACCGTTTCTTTGCAATTGTCGGCAACATTGTGGTAAAATTTGCGGCTAAAGATCCATTTCATTGATAAACTTCGTCAGTATGTATTGACCGTTTTCAACCGAAATATTGATGCTCGTTTATTTCTCAAGTATTCTCTTTGATATTGGGAAAAGCAAAGTTGGATCGCCTTTATTTTCGAAAAAGAAGACACCACAACTTTGCGACAGAAAAAATCGGCCGTTAAGCATTTGTTTATTTCAATTGTCTTATTTGCATTTGTAACCatgaaaacaaggaaacatAATTTGATATCTTATTTTCGACAGAGATGTTTGCGTTGTTTCAAAGCCCTTATGTTTGATACATTGATTTAGTCTTACTTGTTTCTCTCTCGCGTAGTTGCATCAGTTATGTCGCAAATTCACCTCTGTAAAACCACAACAGGTCTGGAAAATATTGCATCAAAATTACGTTACAACTAGTAATAATCAGGGATTAGGAAGGTGCGTTCGATCTGTTTTGTTGatttataactgggatttgcgtgctttttttttcttgccgaCCATCTACTACTGACATGGAAATAACCTCGCGTTTTTCTTtaataaagcagcttgagacgagtttaaggtggctccctagagttattacgaacatcgtccgtatagaacgcgagttagaaaacgaaacttagtcaatttcccttaaagttatccctcgtagagatttaccagtatggatactgttgaaacaaggtttatgttttcgttgtcaatttttggattaaggccgttaccatggcaacatctcatctaatgacaggcacatattttcctcattttggcctagactccttgatattttaagtttccttcggtgaatttttttcatattttgccacatcatggaaatgatattgcctgacattttgaaatgttaaaaagtcagcgttgttcagacggcttttccaatattctttaatttgtcattattctcaatatattaaattagctctgacagattttaacaaaaatagggtattttataggatttgtatgtggttacaactgagccaagttttaaaaaaattcaccgaaggaaacgggagaaaaccagcatttattttttacgctgacgtcacaaaaatccaaaaaacacgcgtggttcaggctttacgcgcgagtcttcttcacttgcgcatgcgtacggtagctgaaaaccttcgtttatctttcgaagtacaggtagaatcttaaccgttatttcagtaatatctggccatttatcgaaagaaaagcttgaaagattgagtgtcctacctattacgggatcttttctccgaattacttaactattgcagccaaaattccagcaattttgtaaactttaaccggacgatattacggaaaagggaagccatctttgtttttcttttttgcgtggacttcgcgtggattaaaaatctcgcgccatacttgtgcccaggttgcgcgcggtctcaaaactctagggagcctccttaaattcATAATTTATGGCATCTGATCGAAACCCGCATGAGATCGAGGCCGAGTGTCATGGCGGCCTGAAATAACCTagcatccgcgatcaatacccgcgggacatcgtaaTACCCGCGGGACTAAAAAACTTCCACATAGATGCATTCTGTCCATGGCCACTAAGATGCTTTAACAAACGGAGCAAGCCAAAGCTTGTAGCCGAAGCTTATTTCGGCAAGGAATAATCAaattgtgaaagaagtgttatatgaagtgcggtgtttaaatcaactgaagacatgatcctcgcacttactggacaatttaagcaattgtctcttgaacctgaaaaattcaggtgactcaacgggattcgaacccatgacctctgcgatgccggtgcagtgctctaaccaactgagctatgaagctatgaacacatgggttcgaatcccgttgagtcacctgaatttttcaggttcaagagacaattgcttaaattgtccagtaagtgcgaggatcatgtcttcagttgaatAATCAAATTGTTGTTCTAAACAAAATCTGCTGGTTGTTGGACTACATTGCACTGACGGACCAAGTAGCCAAATACACATTATTTCTGTTAACTAAATTTGAATTAGTTGTTTTTACTCATTGTGTCTTTCCATTCTGTTACATATGCAGATAGATTATCAATGGAGAATTATTCATGTCTAGCCACATTATTAAGGCTCAAGATAATTACTCATTGCATGGCATCATGACTGAAGGAGATTTCATTGAAGACTGGTCAACTTGTGTAAAATGTGGAAGGAACAAGGGTATCTATGGATCTAATTACATATTGATTCACCAAGGATGTGAGCAGTGTAGGCAGACTTCTTACACACTTGAAAACTCATGTGTGTTGAGTACTAAAAACTTTAAATGCAGGCCATGGAGAAGAAAATCACTGTCAGAAAGTGTTTTCAAAGGACCTTGTCCTGACTCACTCCTCTCAACAACATTTCTATTGTTATTTGTGTGTACAAACATTGTCCAAGGAGTTTCTTATTTTCTGCAAAAAGCTAGTTCTTTTAAAAGAGAGACAAACATTTTATGGCAATTTCTACTTGTTGGCTTACTTGGAGGATTTATGTTCCCTTTGGTTTCTTGTCAAGAGGGCTTACCAAATGCAGTGGTATACACAGGCTCTGCATTCACATATAACATTCCAGAGGATGTCTTTGGATGTGAAGTGGACAGCATTGTGGTAAGAAGCATCAAACTGCACTAAACATAATGAAATGGGGTCATAGGATTAACAGCTGGGTGGGTGACCACCTACCAGGTAGGTCTAGTTGTGTGAAGCAGGGTCAGTGCTAATCAAAACCTGAAGGTGGACATAACATTTAATGTGGCCTAGCACTAACCCTGCTTCAAACAATTTAGCCCTAGGGACTAACCCTGGGTAACAAATGGTTATCATGTACACCCCCTGCATCCAATGgtttcttttttggggggaggggaggggaggggagatAGAAGTTTCATCTGAACCAGTGTGAACTCCAGGGTTTTCTTcaggcctcagttgttcaaCCCTACTGCACTATCCGTTAGGTTAACCAATATCCACTCAGTAACTCATTTAGTTTTATAGCACTTATCAGCAGAatagacaacaacaaaaacaacaacaacattatttatACCACAAGGAAataagataagacacattggtTTGAAACTTGTAAATTAAAGGTATAAGCTGCCTATAACAACCATAACTGCTAAGAAAAAATAGGCAGCTATTTATGaaatacaataaagaaaaaatgaatagtCATGTATATTAAATGTAAAACAAAAGTAACCAAAAAATATAGATGTTTATAAACATTATGAGACAAAATTACAAACTAACTTACTGATTTATCCATTGGGTACCCAGTACTATCCACtccttgaacaactggggctaGGAATTTATCTCCTTTCCTGTTTAAAGTTTTTACTCTTCAATCAGCAGATTTGGAATCTGAAAGAGATGGTAATtcatttttctccttttcttgcTTACTGccatgaaattttcaagacATTAAAACTTACCTCAAAGTTCTGATGAATGTCCGACTTCGATAGATCTGAGCACATGAGACCAAATCATATTTAGAAATGTCAAATTAAATGTGCTCTGGCTTCGATCTGTGTGAACCCTGTGTCATcgttctttcgtggagttttgTGGTGGTGTTTTTTCTCTCTAAGAATGGATTCAGTGTATGAAAATCATGCTATTCAGTGCatgaaatataattttttttggcttttttccaTG
This genomic stretch from Acropora muricata isolate sample 2 chromosome 5, ASM3666990v1, whole genome shotgun sequence harbors:
- the LOC136918404 gene encoding glycerate kinase-like gives rise to the protein MTFVFLKRVKNVTGRNLYSLWRSRWLSHFSINKDLQLKLKSDAQTIFKAALTAVSTQEMVKNNLTFHQNILSLKGREYAVNRNVSVVAFGKAVLGMAKATEDILRDNITRGMASVPVGLPDAIKASGNKELIEKSILSDDSPITVLEGAMNNLPDDKAHYAASRIKQIAEDVGENDILVVLVSGGGSALLPFPVAGITLDDKLRTIKALASSGATIHELNIVRKNLSGLKGGKLAKAAFPAKVVSLILSDVIGDPLDIIASGPTFPDPSTPRDCLEVIHKLDAKRKIPDGVMQYLQQSDQKGDHAKLDEFPHVQNVIVGSNRFAVEAAFRRAKELGYTPVVLSTTLSGEARDVGSMFSDLAQLAWNGRVPHLSPVTKALLSDNIINQVITARNSKKPVCIIAGGETTVTLQGKGSGGRNQELALALAIDVSKNAENFTSKSDDRLKGGLVLLSAGTDGQDGPTPAAGAIADQCQVAEALNDGLDPQGFLKHNDSYSFYSTFKNGRDHLVTGLTGTNVMDIQILLVFPPLIDL